A DNA window from Carnobacterium funditum DSM 5970 contains the following coding sequences:
- a CDS encoding glycerol dehydrogenase has protein sequence MRKAFISPAKYVQGENELLNLGFYIKSLGESALVIGNPDDIIRVEDKLNQTAKRFGINVHLANFGGEATREEVVRLKKLAKEKGADVIVGLGGGKAIDTSKTVANGHNLIVCPTIAATDAPTSHSAVLYTKDHHFDEYAYFIKNPSVVLMDTTVIAQAPTRFLVSGMGDALATYYEARATRRSNSNVNAGLPNGFHTGDTEPAKGTIASITLAKVCYETVLESGYNAKIACDHNVVTPALENIIEANTLLSGLGFESGGLAAAHAIYNGLTVLDGPHNYFHGEQVAFTTFVQLILEDAPKKEVEELLDFSLSVGLPVSLADLDVKEVNYEDILKVAEKACIPEESIHAMPFKVTPESVAQAIIAADALGRDYKKIKAVK, from the coding sequence ATGAGAAAAGCTTTTATTAGTCCAGCAAAGTATGTTCAAGGAGAAAATGAATTATTAAATTTAGGTTTTTATATTAAGTCCTTAGGAGAATCGGCTTTAGTTATCGGGAATCCAGATGATATCATTCGAGTTGAAGATAAGTTAAATCAAACGGCAAAACGTTTTGGCATCAACGTACATCTAGCTAACTTTGGTGGCGAAGCAACACGTGAAGAAGTCGTGCGTCTTAAAAAATTAGCAAAAGAAAAAGGAGCAGACGTCATAGTTGGTCTCGGTGGTGGGAAAGCAATCGATACTTCTAAAACAGTTGCCAATGGCCATAATTTAATTGTCTGCCCAACTATTGCAGCTACAGATGCACCAACTAGTCATTCTGCAGTACTTTATACGAAAGATCACCACTTTGACGAGTATGCTTATTTTATTAAAAATCCTAGTGTTGTATTAATGGACACAACTGTTATTGCTCAAGCACCAACACGATTTTTAGTATCTGGAATGGGCGATGCACTGGCTACTTACTATGAAGCACGTGCAACACGTCGTTCAAATTCAAATGTAAACGCCGGCTTACCAAATGGCTTCCACACTGGTGATACCGAACCTGCTAAAGGTACGATTGCATCTATTACATTAGCTAAGGTTTGTTATGAAACCGTTCTCGAAAGTGGCTATAATGCTAAGATTGCTTGTGATCACAATGTTGTTACACCGGCTTTAGAGAATATTATTGAAGCCAATACATTATTATCTGGTCTTGGTTTTGAGTCAGGTGGATTAGCTGCAGCACATGCTATTTACAATGGCTTGACGGTTTTAGATGGCCCTCATAATTATTTCCATGGAGAGCAAGTAGCCTTTACAACATTTGTTCAACTTATCCTTGAAGATGCACCAAAAAAAGAAGTCGAAGAATTATTAGATTTTAGCTTATCTGTTGGCTTACCTGTCTCTTTAGCAGATTTAGACGTAAAAGAAGTAAACTATGAAGATATCCTAAAAGTTGCAGAAAAAGCCTGTATTCCTGAAGAATCTATTCACGCTATGCCTTTTAAAGTTACACCTGAAAGTGTTGCTCAAGCTATTATTGCAGCAGATGCACTTGGACGTGATTACAAAAAAATCAAGGCAGTTAAATAA
- a CDS encoding TetR/AcrR family transcriptional regulator C-terminal domain-containing protein: MNQQNTTKKIISCSFKNLAIEKVIDKISITDIMDQTDYRRQTFYDHFDDKYDLITWIFSYDVTDLIQSIMKWGKWEEVLFHLINYLEENRTYYKKIVSNIKLDSFKDYFIYYIKQSIQTITDDYLQTHSISDSNHALVKTKIDFCAYGLSEMLYHWVLEDCEPNSADYHELLIKVIYFRI, translated from the coding sequence ATGAACCAACAAAATACAACAAAAAAAATTATTTCTTGCTCTTTCAAAAATCTAGCTATCGAAAAAGTAATTGACAAAATATCCATAACAGATATCATGGATCAGACTGATTACCGCCGCCAAACTTTCTATGATCATTTTGATGATAAATATGATTTGATTACCTGGATATTTTCTTATGATGTCACTGATCTCATTCAATCTATTATGAAATGGGGAAAATGGGAGGAAGTATTATTCCATCTAATAAACTATCTCGAAGAGAATAGAACGTATTATAAAAAAATAGTTTCAAACATAAAATTAGATTCCTTTAAAGATTATTTTATCTATTACATCAAACAAAGTATTCAAACTATTACGGATGACTACCTCCAAACACATTCTATTTCTGATAGCAACCACGCTCTGGTAAAAACAAAAATTGATTTTTGTGCTTATGGATTATCTGAAATGCTCTATCATTGGGTATTAGAAGATTGTGAGCCAAACAGTGCTGACTATCATGAGCTCCTCATCAAAGTAATTTACTTTAGAATTTAA
- the glpK gene encoding glycerol kinase GlpK, giving the protein MAEYILAIDQGTTTTRAIIIDRQGNYIGTAAQHFEQQVPQSGWVEQDPTIIWQSVCEVIQKVMKQSDLSFNQIKALGITTQRETTIVWDRKTGQPIHNAVVWSSSQSLAIVKQLENEEIETYIHEKTGLVLSPYFSASKIRWILDHHPGSQERAERGELAFGTVDSWLIWNLTNGKLHCTDHTNASRTMLFDIHTLEWDDYLLNLFNIPKSLLPKVFPSSHVYGLTDTAIFDGVAIPISGVAGNQQAALFGQLAFQPGQVKSTYGQGTFIVMNTGSEPKLSKHKLLTTIGYSIDNKITYALEGSALISGSAIDWLKDSLQLFESIEDSELLALKAEKNSGIYVVPTFRGIGAPYWDSNARGAFLGINESTSRRELVRATLESIAYQVSDIIELMESDTGISVDLLHVDGGAAQNNLLIQFQADILKKTVRRIERLETTGLGAAYLAGLAIGYWRDQSELAALVSENEQFEPHMTDKERQERLHGWHSAVEAIRYYTKLVHGSSF; this is encoded by the coding sequence ATGGCAGAATATATTTTAGCCATTGACCAAGGAACAACAACCACACGTGCGATTATTATCGATCGTCAAGGAAATTATATCGGTACCGCAGCTCAACATTTTGAACAACAAGTTCCACAATCTGGCTGGGTAGAACAAGACCCAACTATTATTTGGCAATCTGTTTGTGAAGTGATTCAAAAGGTAATGAAGCAATCTGATCTTTCATTCAACCAGATTAAGGCACTAGGCATAACAACTCAGCGTGAAACAACTATCGTTTGGGATCGTAAAACTGGGCAACCGATACACAATGCCGTTGTCTGGAGCTCCAGCCAATCACTCGCTATTGTTAAACAACTTGAAAATGAAGAGATTGAAACTTACATCCATGAGAAGACTGGTTTAGTTTTGAGCCCTTATTTTTCTGCTAGTAAAATTCGTTGGATCCTCGATCACCATCCGGGTTCACAAGAACGAGCAGAGCGTGGTGAGCTAGCTTTTGGGACTGTCGATAGTTGGCTTATTTGGAATCTAACCAATGGCAAGTTGCATTGTACCGACCACACAAATGCTTCAAGAACGATGTTATTTGATATTCATACGCTAGAATGGGATGACTATTTATTAAATCTTTTCAACATTCCAAAGAGTCTTTTGCCAAAGGTCTTCCCTAGTTCTCATGTCTATGGTTTGACCGATACGGCTATTTTTGATGGAGTGGCTATTCCTATTAGCGGTGTTGCTGGAAATCAACAAGCAGCGTTATTTGGTCAGTTAGCTTTTCAACCAGGCCAAGTAAAAAGCACTTATGGTCAAGGAACTTTTATTGTTATGAATACGGGCTCTGAACCTAAACTTTCTAAACATAAATTACTCACTACAATCGGTTATTCCATTGATAATAAAATAACCTATGCCCTCGAGGGTTCAGCTCTTATTTCGGGTAGTGCTATTGACTGGTTGAAAGATAGTTTGCAGTTATTTGAATCAATCGAAGATTCAGAATTATTAGCTCTTAAAGCAGAAAAAAATTCTGGGATTTATGTTGTTCCAACCTTTAGAGGAATTGGTGCTCCCTATTGGGATTCAAATGCACGAGGAGCTTTTTTAGGAATCAACGAATCTACTAGTCGGCGAGAACTAGTTCGAGCAACCTTAGAATCTATCGCTTATCAAGTTAGTGATATCATTGAATTAATGGAATCAGATACAGGTATTTCAGTAGACCTTCTCCATGTTGATGGCGGAGCTGCACAAAATAATCTTTTGATTCAATTTCAAGCAGATATTCTTAAAAAAACCGTTAGACGTATCGAACGTCTAGAAACAACGGGACTAGGAGCAGCGTACCTTGCTGGATTAGCTATTGGGTATTGGCGTGATCAAAGCGAGTTAGCAGCTTTAGTATCTGAGAATGAACAATTCGAACCGCATATGACTGATAAAGAGCGACAAGAACGACTCCACGGTTGGCATAGTGCAGTTGAAGCTATCCGTTATTACACTAAATTAGTACATGGATCATCATTTTAA
- a CDS encoding ATP-binding protein, giving the protein MELIEKRDMKSSTIFCTQFNTSGWHSKLGSGPIGEAVIDRIVHNSYTITIDGEASMRERLGLSTNF; this is encoded by the coding sequence ATGGAATTAATTGAAAAACGTGATATGAAATCGTCCACTATATTTTGTACTCAATTCAACACGTCAGGTTGGCATTCTAAATTAGGCAGTGGACCAATAGGCGAAGCCGTCATTGATCGAATCGTTCATAATTCATATACGATTACAATTGATGGAGAAGCCTCCATGCGTGAACGATTGGGTCTTTCTACCAACTTTTAA
- a CDS encoding ATP-binding protein — protein sequence MHRLASGIYLENKNNIILMGATGPGKTYLACALGIASCHQFYIVQYVRRLPKLLNEFKIAKNQPDNSYKKLMRKYAKKELLIIDECFLHDLTEEELHYNNGIN from the coding sequence ATTCACCGCTTAGCGAGTGGGATCTACTTAGAAAATAAGAATAATATTATTCTCATGGGTGCGACCGGACCTGGTAAGACATATTTAGCTTGTGCCTTGGGGATAGCTTCGTGTCATCAATTTTACATTGTTCAGTATGTACGCCGCCTACCTAAATTACTAAATGAATTTAAAATAGCGAAAAATCAGCCGGATAATAGTTATAAAAAGTTAATGCGAAAGTACGCGAAGAAAGAGCTGCTTATCATCGACGAATGTTTTTTACACGATTTGACAGAAGAAGAGCTTCACTATAACAATGGAATTAATTGA
- a CDS encoding IS1380 family transposase codes for MATLHENRLLFNSNITVSHSGGNLSSDSGLILVKEFMHTINFSNILKQTLTINDDRLYYNHANHSIIEQILFQLIAGYQTDSSADVLSKDPIFQSLLAKEQLASQPSISRLWDRLSQENISQLQEVNQILIDKVRTARNTTEMIFDLDSTHSDTFGNQEKSNYNAHYQTNGYYPLVAFEGLTGDFLKAELRSGNVYTSNGVADFVRPLFDHYQETVPVSSILVRADSGFATPELYELCEKRQNFYIVRLKSNRNLGKIAEQFVSINDQQDWDKKEVHYASTLYQAKSWTHPRRICIKSTREATELIARHEFIITNLSENLSAEAVFQTYSKRGTMENYIKEAKNGFYFDKTNSPRFLENHARMMVSVLAYNIVNFMRTLCFTKETKGFQVSTIRLLLFKVAGKLVHSGRKTFLKLSSYHVYHELFHKILRNIQHFKWQ; via the coding sequence ATGGCAACTTTACATGAAAATCGTTTGCTTTTCAATTCAAACATTACGGTATCTCACTCTGGGGGTAATTTATCCTCAGATTCCGGATTGATATTAGTTAAGGAATTCATGCACACCATTAATTTCTCTAACATTTTGAAACAAACCCTCACTATTAACGATGATCGACTTTACTATAACCATGCTAATCATTCAATTATTGAACAAATCCTTTTTCAATTGATTGCTGGATATCAAACGGATTCTTCGGCTGACGTTTTATCAAAAGATCCCATTTTCCAGAGTCTATTAGCTAAAGAGCAACTCGCTTCACAACCGTCTATTTCTCGTTTATGGGATCGGTTAAGTCAAGAAAACATTTCCCAATTACAAGAAGTCAATCAAATCCTGATTGATAAAGTACGTACTGCTCGTAATACAACTGAAATGATTTTTGATCTAGACTCAACACATTCGGATACCTTTGGCAATCAGGAGAAGTCGAATTATAATGCCCATTACCAAACGAATGGCTATTATCCACTTGTTGCCTTTGAAGGTCTGACTGGCGACTTTTTGAAAGCAGAACTTCGTTCTGGTAATGTGTACACATCCAATGGTGTTGCAGATTTTGTCCGACCACTTTTTGACCATTACCAAGAAACCGTACCTGTAAGTTCTATTCTAGTGCGTGCAGATAGTGGTTTTGCAACTCCTGAATTATATGAACTGTGTGAAAAACGTCAAAATTTTTATATTGTTCGATTGAAATCGAATCGCAACTTAGGAAAAATCGCTGAGCAATTTGTATCTATAAATGACCAGCAGGATTGGGATAAAAAAGAAGTTCACTACGCTTCTACACTCTATCAAGCGAAGAGCTGGACACATCCACGAAGAATTTGTATTAAATCTACGCGCGAAGCAACCGAATTGATTGCTCGACATGAATTTATCATAACCAATTTATCAGAGAACCTTTCTGCAGAAGCGGTCTTTCAAACCTATTCTAAAAGAGGCACCATGGAAAATTACATTAAAGAGGCCAAAAATGGATTTTATTTCGATAAAACCAACAGTCCTCGTTTTTTAGAAAATCATGCACGTATGATGGTGAGTGTACTAGCTTACAACATCGTCAATTTTATGCGTACTCTTTGTTTTACGAAAGAAACCAAAGGTTTTCAAGTTTCAACTATTCGTTTGCTCTTATTTAAAGTAGCGGGTAAACTTGTTCATTCTGGACGAAAAACCTTTTTAAAACTCAGTTCCTATCACGTTTACCATGAACTTTTCCATAAAATCTTGCGGAATATTCAGCATTTCAAATGGCAGTAA
- a CDS encoding GNAT family N-acetyltransferase: MKTHIGKEKWNRAAALYVRMQVFVMERGIPLKEEFDLEDHDETIYVVVYDGEKPVATGRYKQIDSDTIRPGRIAVLKEYRKKGLGEAVVKELEALGKKLGCTTSVIHGELSAVGFLRKTGLHQGV, encoded by the coding sequence ATGAAAACGCACATTGGGAAAGAAAAATGGAATCGAGCCGCTGCGTTATATGTTCGCATGCAGGTATTTGTCATGGAACGAGGTATTCCGCTCAAAGAGGAATTTGATTTGGAGGATCATGACGAAACGATTTATGTAGTCGTTTATGATGGAGAGAAACCTGTGGCAACCGGACGTTATAAACAAATCGACTCGGATACCATCCGGCCTGGAAGAATTGCCGTTCTCAAAGAATATCGTAAAAAAGGACTGGGAGAAGCAGTCGTTAAAGAATTGGAAGCTTTGGGTAAAAAACTGGGGTGTACGACGTCCGTCATACACGGTGAACTAAGTGCCGTTGGATTTTTACGAAAAACGGGGTTACACCAAGGAGTCTGA
- a CDS encoding heavy metal translocating P-type ATPase yields MKHHEWILEGIDCANCASKIENGVSKIEGVTNSNANYMTKTLSFDIEEQKENGTLTVIKSKINKLEPDVTLLSKSTGLLIGKNGLSINNTSLSKSKDNHHLEDLNQSHDHSHEEQEGNEGHSHGESTVKTTVTRLIISLALLLVANFVPMNEFMSLGLFVAAYLVAGYDIVWRAIKNMFNGQLFDENFLMTIATISAFYIQEYPEAVAVMLFYQVGEVFQGVAVNRSRRSISDLMDIRPDYANLKLADGSTRSVSPDTIKVGDTIVIRPGEKVPLDGKIITGISSMDTSALTGESIPRSVEATDSVLSGFINKNGLIEVTVEKLFSESTVTKILDLVENASSRKAPTENFITKFARYYTPIVVIFALVLAIIPPLVIPGATFNEWIYRASIFLVISCPCALVVSIPVGFFGGIGSASKKGILVKGSNFLEGLNDIKYVIMDKTGTLTKGKFEITDIQPTGGLNKNQLLELVAYAETHSSHPIADSIKEKYVKKIDENRITEYNDISGYGIHARVDGKEILAGNSKLMQKHKIVFTESTEVGTIIYVAVDKEYAGYILIADAIKEDAAEGIAIMKEKGVQHIIMLTGDSKTVGEAVARKLGIDEFYAELLPQDKVEKMEEIMARKGPKEKVAFVGDGINDTPVLARSDIGIAMGGLGSDAAIEAADIVIMDDKPSKIGTAMQVAKDTQRIVWQNIILALSVKVFFLIIGAFGFATMWEAVFADVGVTVIAVLNAMRVLKK; encoded by the coding sequence ATGAAACACCATGAATGGATACTTGAAGGAATAGATTGTGCAAATTGTGCTAGTAAAATTGAAAATGGTGTATCAAAGATTGAAGGGGTAACAAATAGCAATGCTAATTATATGACAAAAACCCTTAGTTTTGATATTGAAGAACAAAAAGAAAATGGAACTCTAACGGTAATCAAATCAAAAATAAATAAACTAGAACCTGATGTAACACTGTTATCTAAGTCAACTGGCCTACTGATTGGGAAAAATGGCCTTTCTATAAATAATACTTCGCTGAGTAAAAGTAAAGATAACCATCATTTAGAGGATTTGAATCAGTCACATGATCATAGTCATGAAGAACAAGAGGGGAATGAAGGTCATAGTCATGGGGAAAGCACTGTAAAAACCACTGTTACGCGATTAATTATTTCTTTAGCGTTATTACTAGTTGCGAACTTTGTTCCTATGAATGAATTTATGTCCTTGGGATTATTTGTAGCTGCTTATCTTGTTGCCGGATATGATATTGTCTGGAGAGCCATAAAAAATATGTTTAACGGGCAATTATTTGATGAAAACTTTCTGATGACCATCGCTACAATAAGTGCCTTTTATATTCAGGAGTACCCAGAAGCGGTAGCTGTTATGTTATTTTATCAAGTAGGAGAAGTTTTTCAAGGTGTCGCGGTCAACAGATCACGACGATCTATTTCTGACTTGATGGATATCCGACCAGATTATGCGAATTTAAAACTGGCAGATGGCAGCACGCGCAGTGTATCACCAGATACAATAAAAGTTGGCGACACGATTGTTATACGTCCGGGAGAAAAGGTTCCTTTGGACGGGAAAATCATTACCGGAATCTCTTCAATGGACACTTCCGCATTAACGGGCGAGTCAATTCCTAGGAGTGTTGAAGCAACTGACAGTGTGTTGAGTGGTTTTATCAACAAAAATGGACTGATTGAAGTAACCGTTGAGAAGCTTTTTTCTGAATCAACGGTTACGAAAATTCTTGATTTAGTAGAAAATGCAAGTAGCCGAAAAGCTCCAACTGAAAACTTTATTACAAAGTTTGCGCGTTATTACACGCCTATTGTCGTTATCTTTGCTTTAGTGCTAGCGATTATTCCTCCGTTAGTTATTCCAGGAGCTACATTTAATGAGTGGATCTATCGAGCTAGTATTTTCCTTGTTATTTCTTGTCCATGTGCATTAGTCGTGTCCATTCCTGTTGGCTTTTTTGGTGGGATTGGATCAGCTTCAAAAAAAGGAATTTTAGTAAAAGGTAGTAACTTCTTAGAAGGATTGAATGATATCAAATATGTCATTATGGATAAAACAGGCACTTTGACAAAAGGAAAATTTGAGATCACAGATATTCAACCTACAGGCGGATTGAATAAAAATCAGCTGTTAGAGTTAGTCGCATATGCTGAAACCCATTCCTCACATCCAATTGCAGATTCTATCAAAGAAAAATATGTAAAAAAGATAGATGAAAACCGAATTACTGAATACAATGACATTTCAGGGTATGGTATTCATGCAAGGGTTGACGGAAAAGAGATATTAGCCGGAAATTCGAAATTAATGCAAAAACACAAGATTGTATTTACTGAATCAACTGAAGTTGGAACCATTATTTATGTAGCTGTTGATAAAGAGTATGCTGGTTATATTTTGATTGCAGACGCGATTAAGGAAGATGCGGCAGAAGGAATAGCGATAATGAAAGAAAAAGGTGTACAGCATATTATTATGTTAACGGGAGATTCAAAAACAGTAGGGGAAGCAGTGGCTAGAAAATTAGGAATTGACGAGTTCTATGCAGAGCTTCTACCGCAAGACAAGGTAGAAAAAATGGAAGAGATTATGGCACGTAAAGGTCCAAAAGAAAAAGTTGCTTTTGTCGGTGACGGAATCAATGATACCCCTGTACTTGCACGTTCAGATATTGGTATTGCAATGGGAGGACTAGGATCAGATGCAGCAATTGAAGCAGCGGATATCGTTATCATGGATGATAAACCCTCTAAGATTGGAACGGCCATGCAAGTAGCAAAAGACACACAAAGAATCGTATGGCAAAATATTATTTTAGCACTATCAGTAAAAGTCTTTTTCTTAATTATCGGTGCGTTTGGCTTTGCGACGATGTGGGAAGCCGTTTTTGCAGATGTTGGTGTAACGGTTATTGCCGTCCTAAATGCTATGCGAGTTTTAAAAAAATAA
- a CDS encoding ArsR/SmtB family transcription factor — MANKKLSILDSETLTSVSKIFKLLQNEARLSIIYLLKDQELSVGEITSLLNMEQSAVSHKLKALKKARLVKTRRDGKTSFYSLGDEHVFTILEQVITHSKESN; from the coding sequence ATGGCAAATAAAAAACTATCTATTTTAGATTCAGAAACACTTACATCAGTTAGTAAAATATTCAAACTATTACAAAATGAAGCTCGGCTTTCAATTATTTATTTACTAAAAGATCAAGAATTAAGTGTAGGAGAAATTACTAGTTTATTAAATATGGAACAATCTGCCGTGTCTCATAAATTAAAAGCACTAAAGAAGGCTCGTTTAGTTAAAACTAGAAGAGATGGAAAAACCAGCTTTTATAGTTTAGGTGACGAACATGTTTTTACTATCTTAGAGCAAGTTATTACGCATAGTAAAGAATCTAATTAA
- a CDS encoding tyrosine-type recombinase/integrase, producing the protein MSYNVQPLSTQQEINDFLFCLRRNKNADRDFFLFLIGINSGLHMSDIVKLKKKDLISSKNFRIVEKKTGKTRILYLSSLQDLIQEYTKQLDPEDYLFPRTKGGHLEVNTVYQMFQKVAVLLGRDDIGMHTLRKTFGYHYYKKTKDVATLMEIFGHSSEKITKRYIGINEDEISETLLNFRLGF; encoded by the coding sequence ATGAGCTACAACGTCCAACCATTAAGCACGCAACAAGAAATAAACGACTTTTTATTCTGTTTAAGGCGCAATAAAAACGCCGATCGGGATTTTTTTCTGTTTTTGATCGGTATTAATAGCGGTTTACACATGTCAGACATTGTTAAATTAAAGAAAAAAGACCTGATTTCCTCAAAAAATTTCCGCATTGTCGAAAAGAAAACCGGGAAGACGCGTATTTTGTATTTGAGTAGTCTGCAGGACTTGATCCAGGAGTATACAAAGCAATTAGATCCAGAGGACTATTTATTTCCCAGAACCAAAGGCGGTCACTTAGAAGTCAATACAGTCTATCAGATGTTTCAAAAGGTCGCTGTCCTACTAGGAAGAGACGATATTGGCATGCACACGCTGCGTAAGACATTTGGCTACCACTATTACAAGAAAACCAAAGACGTGGCCACACTAATGGAAATCTTCGGTCATAGCAGCGAGAAAATCACGAAGCGCTATATTGGGATCAATGAAGATGAGATCAGTGAGACGTTATTGAATTTTAGACTAGGTTTTTAA
- a CDS encoding GNAT family N-acetyltransferase, translating to MKTHIGKEKWNRAAALYVRMQVFVMERGIPLKEEFDLEDHDETIYVVIYDGEKPVATGRYKQIDSDTIRPGRIAVLKEYRKKGLGEAVVKELEALGKKQGCTTSVIHGELSAVGFYEKLGYTKESDVYYEDGVPCVTLNKQV from the coding sequence ATGAAAACGCACATTGGGAAAGAAAAATGGAATCGAGCCGCTGCTTTATATGTTCGCATGCAGGTATTTGTCATGGAACGAGGTATTCCGCTCAAAGAGGAATTTGATTTGGAGGATCATGACGAAACGATTTATGTAGTCATTTATGATGGAGAGAAGCCTGTGGCAACCGGACGTTATAAACAAATCGACTCGGATACCATCCGGCCTGGAAGAATTGCTGTTCTCAAAGAATATCGTAAAAAAGGACTGGGAGAAGCAGTCGTTAAAGAATTGGAAGCTTTGGGTAAAAAACAGGGGTGTACGACGTCCGTCATACACGGTGAACTAAGTGCCGTTGGGTTTTACGAAAAACTGGGTTACACCAAAGAGTCTGACGTCTATTATGAAGACGGCGTACCGTGTGTAACTTTGAATAAACAAGTGTAA
- a CDS encoding IS3 family transposase produces MKRQSYSKEFKRQAVDLILIEGQPIRFISHTLDIHENTLYRWVAEYEKFGDQAFPGKGSSEFISQNKIKKLEKENRLLREELELLKKFRVFLKQNPK; encoded by the coding sequence GTGAAGCGACAATCCTATAGTAAAGAATTCAAAAGACAAGCTGTCGATTTAATTCTAATTGAAGGACAACCCATTCGTTTTATATCACACACACTTGATATTCATGAAAATACTTTGTATCGCTGGGTTGCTGAATATGAGAAATTTGGAGATCAAGCTTTTCCAGGTAAAGGAAGCAGCGAATTTATTTCTCAAAACAAAATTAAAAAACTTGAAAAAGAAAACAGACTTCTTCGGGAGGAGCTAGAACTTTTAAAAAAGTTCCGAGTGTTTCTCAAACAAAACCCAAAGTAG
- a CDS encoding IS3 family transposase — protein sequence MKKHQHSFNIKNACIFLGVSRSGFYASLHETPSKHTVEDAVLKDHIKDIFLEHKRRYGTRRIKAVLKRKGLSISRRRIGRLLREQGLYTKGVRRKYIHYTKNINYISENILNQNFDIKKKNTVWYGDITYIPTEEGTLYCSVYIDGFTRSCIAYSIKNHMKDSLVLDSLHEATQKQKPSKGLIIHTDKGSQYTGSRFYEYMTFTGFTHSQSRRGNPYDNAVMESFFKSFKREVLYQHHFKTKAEAISETVDYLENYYNNERIHSALGYLTPIEFEKMHS from the coding sequence TTGAAGAAACACCAACACTCATTTAATATTAAGAATGCTTGTATATTTCTTGGTGTATCTCGTAGCGGTTTTTATGCGTCACTTCACGAAACACCTTCCAAACATACTGTTGAAGATGCGGTTTTAAAAGACCATATTAAAGATATCTTCTTGGAACACAAGCGCCGCTATGGGACCCGTCGAATTAAAGCCGTGCTGAAAAGAAAAGGGCTCAGTATAAGTCGACGACGTATTGGAAGATTACTGAGAGAACAGGGCCTGTACACCAAAGGTGTTCGACGAAAGTACATTCATTATACTAAAAACATTAACTATATAAGTGAAAATATTCTAAATCAAAATTTTGATATCAAGAAAAAGAATACAGTTTGGTATGGAGATATCACATATATTCCAACTGAGGAAGGAACCCTCTATTGTAGTGTGTATATTGATGGTTTTACCCGCAGTTGTATCGCCTATTCAATAAAAAATCATATGAAAGATTCCCTGGTACTTGATAGTTTGCATGAAGCTACCCAGAAACAAAAACCATCCAAAGGACTGATCATTCATACGGATAAAGGATCTCAGTATACTGGATCGAGATTCTATGAATACATGACATTCACTGGTTTTACACATAGCCAAAGTAGACGCGGGAACCCTTATGATAACGCAGTTATGGAGTCATTCTTTAAAAGTTTTAAACGCGAAGTTCTTTACCAGCATCATTTCAAAACAAAAGCAGAAGCTATTTCTGAAACGGTCGATTATTTAGAGAATTACTACAATAACGAAAGAATCCATTCAGCTTTAGGTTATTTAACACCTATTGAATTTGAAAAGATGCATTCTTAA
- a CDS encoding helix-turn-helix domain-containing protein: protein MDKQKVKDALRLYDSGQYSVKDIIRITGISQGSLYRKIKERESKNILKKLDELAELKP from the coding sequence ATGGATAAACAAAAAGTTAAAGATGCTTTAAGATTATATGATTCTGGTCAATATTCGGTTAAAGATATCATCCGAATTACTGGTATATCTCAAGGATCATTGTATAGGAAGATAAAAGAGAGAGAATCAAAAAATATTTTAAAAAAATTAGATGAATTAGCTGAACTAAAACCATAA